One window of Sphingobacteriales bacterium genomic DNA carries:
- a CDS encoding enoyl-CoA hydratase/isomerase family protein has protein sequence MLNCDILPEHIAILTLDHPVKPANIINAEFAGAFYKTLQMLKQHQQLQGIIITSAKTTFMAGGDLEYLYGLRHEPEAIFKEAQELKALFRLLETLGVPVVAAINGSALGGGYELALACHYRICLNDERIRIGLPEVSLGLLPGAGGVVKTVYLTGLQAALPLLMEGRKLKPKDALKQGLIHAIAENMEELMKQAVDWIKENRQARQPWDIAGTKIPGGDAKHPKVAQMLAVAPAMLTQKTFNNYPAPQAILNVAVEAATVDFETACRIESRCFTQLLNGQVAENMIQAFWFQLNAITRGSSRPAQFPQHKIRKAGILGAGMMGAGIAYVSAFAGIEVVLKDVNIETAAKGKDYTAKLLTKQVVQSKISPEQKDEILSRILPTDKAEDLKDCDLIIEAVFENRELKAAVTREAELQISPETVFASNTSTLPITGLAEQSSRPGQFIGLHFFSPVDKMQLVEIILGTQSSPETLAKAFDFVLQIKKTPIVVNDSRGFYTSRVFATYVMEGVTMLAEGQHPRRIESAGLQAGMPVAPLALLDEVSLSLVFDIREQTRKDIESAGLEYEKTSAYYLLEKMVRTLGRTGKKSGQGFYDYPVTGKKHLWPDLTAHFPTNSTPLPMEEMKERLLFVQSIETVRCLEENVVMNIADANIGSILGWGFAPFQGGTLQYINAYGIKKFTLRAKQFEARYGKRFTPPALLLQMAEKGEGFKQ, from the coding sequence ATGTTAAACTGCGATATTTTACCCGAGCATATAGCTATCCTCACCTTAGACCATCCGGTTAAACCGGCCAATATCATCAATGCCGAGTTTGCCGGCGCTTTTTACAAAACCTTGCAAATGCTGAAACAACACCAACAGCTACAGGGAATTATCATTACCTCTGCCAAAACTACCTTTATGGCCGGGGGCGATCTGGAATATCTGTACGGGCTGAGGCACGAACCGGAAGCCATTTTTAAGGAAGCGCAGGAACTAAAAGCCCTGTTCAGGCTTTTGGAAACCCTGGGTGTTCCGGTGGTTGCCGCCATCAACGGGTCGGCTTTGGGCGGAGGGTACGAACTCGCTTTGGCCTGCCACTACCGGATTTGCCTGAACGACGAACGGATCCGAATCGGTTTGCCCGAAGTCAGTCTGGGTTTGTTGCCCGGGGCGGGAGGGGTTGTCAAAACGGTTTATCTGACCGGTCTTCAGGCTGCCTTGCCTTTGCTGATGGAAGGGAGAAAACTCAAACCTAAAGATGCCCTTAAGCAGGGATTGATACATGCGATTGCGGAGAATATGGAGGAGCTAATGAAACAAGCGGTTGACTGGATTAAAGAAAATCGCCAAGCCCGGCAACCCTGGGACATAGCCGGAACTAAGATTCCGGGAGGAGATGCCAAACATCCGAAAGTAGCACAAATGCTGGCAGTCGCGCCGGCTATGTTGACTCAAAAAACGTTTAACAACTATCCTGCCCCGCAGGCGATTTTGAATGTTGCTGTTGAAGCCGCTACGGTTGATTTTGAAACAGCCTGCCGAATAGAGTCACGTTGTTTTACCCAATTATTGAACGGACAGGTCGCCGAAAACATGATTCAAGCCTTTTGGTTTCAGTTGAATGCAATCACAAGGGGGAGCAGCAGACCGGCTCAGTTTCCGCAACACAAAATCAGGAAAGCCGGCATTTTGGGGGCCGGAATGATGGGGGCGGGGATTGCTTATGTTTCGGCATTTGCAGGAATTGAAGTAGTACTGAAGGATGTTAACATTGAAACGGCTGCCAAAGGCAAGGACTATACGGCGAAGCTGCTCACCAAACAGGTAGTACAATCAAAAATTTCACCTGAGCAAAAGGACGAAATACTGTCGAGAATTTTACCCACCGACAAGGCAGAGGATTTGAAAGATTGCGACCTGATTATCGAAGCCGTGTTTGAAAACCGCGAATTAAAAGCCGCAGTTACCCGCGAGGCAGAATTGCAAATTTCCCCGGAAACGGTCTTTGCGTCCAACACTTCGACTTTGCCCATCACCGGTTTAGCGGAACAGTCCTCACGACCCGGTCAGTTTATCGGGCTTCATTTCTTTTCACCGGTGGACAAAATGCAGTTGGTGGAAATCATTTTGGGAACCCAATCATCGCCCGAAACCCTTGCGAAAGCCTTTGATTTTGTGTTGCAAATCAAAAAAACGCCGATTGTGGTCAACGACAGCCGGGGGTTTTACACTTCGCGAGTTTTTGCAACTTATGTGATGGAAGGGGTAACGATGTTGGCCGAGGGGCAGCATCCAAGACGCATCGAATCGGCAGGGTTGCAGGCGGGAATGCCGGTTGCTCCGCTTGCTTTGTTGGATGAAGTTTCACTTTCTTTAGTGTTCGACATCCGCGAACAAACCCGGAAGGATATAGAATCGGCCGGATTGGAATATGAAAAGACAAGCGCCTATTATTTGCTTGAAAAAATGGTGAGAACGCTCGGAAGAACCGGAAAAAAATCGGGACAGGGCTTCTATGATTACCCCGTAACGGGCAAAAAACACCTTTGGCCGGATTTGACTGCACATTTTCCGACCAACTCAACGCCTTTACCCATGGAAGAAATGAAGGAAAGATTGTTGTTTGTTCAGAGCATAGAAACCGTTCGTTGTCTGGAGGAAAATGTGGTGATGAACATCGCCGATGCAAATATCGGCAGCATTCTGGGATGGGGTTTTGCGCCGTTTCAAGGCGGCACGCTGCAATATATCAATGCTTACGGCATTAAAAAATTTACTCTCCGGGCAAAACAGTTTGAAGCGCGGTATGGCAAACGGTTTACCCCACCCGCGTTGCTGCTGCAAATGGCGGAGAAAGGGGAAGGTTTTAAACAATAG
- a CDS encoding OmpA family protein yields the protein MSTKSILFVALVLWYLFSAYWYVCRIKNHACNCFTSQAGIPPLIIKDNEKQIVNIPDNFKFTQSAASPVISTPVKEALNQTANYLLQHPNRALIIKGHYTPEEVNQTPFDNLGIARADALKRQLMASGIPETRILTAASEVKPMPLFSDQTFFGGYDFEFTDAGDTNALPRFLVLDSNTTVVDVADNFSFRESEAKPVFSPAVQKGMEDLTVYLTANPKKQLVLTGSYEAKERNNTMFDNLGLARADALKQLLLAKGIPADRIQGASRQNDALPRTPNGQITGAVAFSMNTATQSELPTFTVKDGSETVVDVPDNFRFRASSDKPEMSKEVQNGLATLGHYAKTHPDRRLKITGSFAPEEKNNTAFNNLGIARANALKTQLVALGADSSNINIDSKPDAQLVQNNGSITGGIDFMFQVTAARKVDLTAQSRTLYFNSGSAELAMTDELRQYFKDVKTLLEQDPKAAVNLTGHTDNVGNQPSNQKLGLKRANEVKQQLVRIGIHQKRVSTESKGQTNPVQSNETDEGKKANRRVEMIIK from the coding sequence ACCTCCTTTGATAATCAAAGACAACGAAAAACAAATTGTCAACATACCCGATAACTTTAAATTCACGCAGTCAGCAGCCTCTCCGGTCATCAGTACTCCGGTTAAGGAAGCACTGAACCAAACTGCAAACTATCTGCTTCAACATCCGAATCGGGCCTTGATCATAAAAGGACATTACACCCCCGAAGAAGTGAACCAAACCCCGTTTGACAATCTCGGAATTGCTCGTGCTGATGCGCTGAAACGGCAACTGATGGCTTCAGGAATACCTGAAACGCGCATCCTGACCGCTGCGTCTGAGGTGAAACCCATGCCCTTGTTTTCAGATCAAACCTTTTTTGGAGGTTATGACTTTGAATTTACCGATGCCGGAGATACCAATGCCCTTCCCCGATTTTTGGTGCTTGACAGCAACACTACGGTGGTGGATGTAGCAGACAATTTTTCGTTCAGGGAATCGGAAGCCAAACCCGTTTTTAGCCCTGCTGTTCAAAAAGGAATGGAGGATTTAACGGTTTATCTGACTGCCAATCCTAAAAAACAGCTCGTGCTGACCGGCAGCTATGAGGCTAAGGAAAGGAACAACACGATGTTTGACAACCTCGGCCTCGCGCGGGCAGATGCACTGAAGCAACTCCTGTTGGCAAAAGGAATTCCGGCGGACAGAATACAGGGGGCCTCCCGCCAAAACGACGCTTTACCCCGAACCCCGAACGGACAAATCACCGGCGCTGTTGCTTTTTCGATGAATACTGCCACACAGAGTGAGTTGCCGACATTTACGGTAAAAGACGGCTCTGAAACAGTGGTGGATGTTCCCGATAATTTCAGGTTCAGGGCTTCTTCAGACAAACCCGAAATGAGCAAAGAGGTTCAAAACGGATTGGCAACCCTTGGGCATTACGCAAAAACCCATCCTGACCGAAGGTTGAAAATTACGGGCAGTTTTGCTCCCGAAGAAAAAAACAATACCGCTTTTAATAACCTCGGAATTGCCCGGGCCAATGCCCTCAAAACTCAGCTTGTAGCTTTAGGGGCTGATAGTTCTAATATAAACATTGACTCCAAACCCGATGCGCAGTTGGTGCAAAACAACGGCTCGATTACCGGAGGAATTGACTTCATGTTTCAGGTTACGGCAGCCCGGAAAGTTGACCTGACCGCGCAATCCAGAACCCTTTACTTTAATTCGGGAAGCGCAGAACTCGCAATGACAGACGAGTTGAGACAATATTTTAAAGACGTAAAAACCCTGTTGGAACAAGACCCAAAAGCAGCCGTAAATCTGACAGGTCATACGGATAATGTTGGAAATCAACCCTCGAATCAGAAGTTAGGGTTAAAGCGCGCCAACGAGGTGAAACAGCAATTGGTTCGTATTGGTATTCACCAAAAACGCGTCAGCACCGAATCGAAAGGACAGACAAATCCGGTTCAAAGCAACGAAACAGACGAAGGAAAAAAGGCAAACCGCCGCGTAGAAATGATCATCAAATAG